The proteins below come from a single Mycolicibacterium sp. TY81 genomic window:
- the eccD gene encoding type VII secretion integral membrane protein EccD, with protein sequence MSDSVCRLSIRSDGEHTSETTDLVLPAGAAVDALLPDIVALAHRGAPEGVSWHLSRAAGDPIDGSLSLRQNGVHDGDILELRRSTVPEFGTLRRHTATMAADQAPRDATGHLVGPVLCLWAVTAASVLLLWSAARGDHFTAATVGCGGALAAVAMSWRSGRAAWPAAAVVLAFAAGFSAVPGGPAAPNVLLGSATAFAVALVLLRIGVLPVSVAAVAFTMPTMVATVAASTWSVALASTGVATTVAAFVVLSAAPRCAVTVAGLTPRSATVTDGDPQRIELAQRVLTAMVVGAAAAAAVGAVVMAAGAVHRSGTSTVVFSWVATAAIVLRTPSYRHPARRWAVLIAGMVCTSAALAVTAMTFPGSTVWLGGSVIAVVLGGRRVGRVSATVGRRLVHLEYAALAAVPPCALWAADVFRLARGG encoded by the coding sequence ATGTCCGATTCTGTCTGTCGGCTTTCAATACGGTCCGACGGCGAACACACCAGCGAGACCACCGATCTGGTGCTGCCAGCCGGTGCCGCCGTCGACGCGCTGCTGCCTGACATCGTGGCGCTGGCACATCGCGGAGCGCCGGAAGGCGTGAGTTGGCACCTGAGCCGGGCTGCCGGGGATCCGATCGACGGGTCATTATCGTTGCGGCAAAACGGAGTTCACGACGGTGACATCCTGGAGCTGCGGCGAAGCACGGTGCCGGAGTTCGGCACGCTCCGGAGGCACACGGCGACCATGGCCGCCGACCAGGCGCCTCGCGATGCCACCGGCCATCTGGTCGGGCCCGTGCTCTGTCTGTGGGCGGTGACCGCCGCGTCCGTGCTGCTGCTCTGGTCTGCTGCGCGCGGCGACCACTTCACGGCAGCCACTGTCGGTTGCGGTGGTGCGCTGGCTGCAGTGGCGATGTCATGGCGGTCCGGCCGGGCGGCGTGGCCGGCCGCCGCCGTCGTGCTCGCTTTCGCGGCGGGTTTCTCGGCCGTACCGGGTGGCCCGGCGGCGCCCAACGTCCTGCTCGGATCGGCGACGGCGTTCGCGGTGGCCCTCGTTCTGCTACGGATCGGTGTGCTTCCCGTATCCGTTGCAGCCGTGGCCTTTACGATGCCGACAATGGTGGCGACCGTTGCGGCGAGCACGTGGTCGGTGGCGCTGGCCAGTACCGGGGTGGCCACCACCGTGGCGGCATTTGTGGTGCTGTCGGCCGCGCCGCGGTGCGCTGTCACCGTCGCGGGACTCACGCCGCGCTCGGCGACGGTCACCGACGGCGATCCGCAACGGATCGAGCTGGCGCAGCGGGTGCTCACGGCGATGGTCGTGGGCGCGGCTGCCGCGGCGGCGGTCGGTGCGGTCGTGATGGCGGCGGGCGCCGTCCACCGATCCGGAACTTCGACGGTGGTGTTCAGCTGGGTGGCGACGGCTGCGATCGTGTTGCGCACACCGTCCTATCGGCATCCGGCCCGGCGATGGGCCGTCCTGATCGCGGGAATGGTCTGTACCAGTGCGGCTTTGGCCGTCACGGCGATGACGTTCCCCGGCTCGACGGTTTGGCTCGGCGGTAGCGTCATCGCGGTGGTCCTGGGCGGCCGGCGGGTGGGGCGGGTGAGCGCCACGGTGGGCCGGCGCCTGGTGCATCTCGAGTACGCGGCACTGGCCGCCGTGCCGCCGTGCGCGCTCTGGGCCGCCGATGTCTTCCGTCTGGCGCGTGGCGGATGA
- the mycP gene encoding type VII secretion-associated serine protease mycosin — protein sequence MSTLRQAIAVAVAVTITSAAPCAQAIAPKPVDHGQLPGPTAPAPPGRTEQSDRCASAKPADARPAHQLDMLDLAAVWPLSRGSGQLVAVIDTGVARHRLLPHLVAGGDYVSSGDGTQDCDGHGTAIAGLIGAAAPNDGTFSGVAPDATIMAIRQSSNKFRLTDDHEISGVGDVETLARAVRSAADAGASVINISSVACMPAADALDDRSLGAALAYAVDVRNVVVVAAAGNASGECAGQNPSSDPKRPGTPDWDTVHTVVSPAWYDDYVLTVGSVGPTGAPSPFSLAGPWVDVAAPGESVVSLSAQGDGLVDSRPDGRPLSGTSYAAPLVSGVVALVRSRLPQLSARQVMARIEDTARHPADGWNPQIGRGVVDPLAAVSGGVPTPAPARVSTAQTAPASGSDHRPSRRIAFLGTAICIAVAAVAATGRRRSPRQATEGRLRAQVGIRPPPP from the coding sequence ATGAGTACCCTGCGACAGGCCATCGCCGTCGCCGTGGCGGTCACGATCACGTCGGCCGCTCCGTGCGCCCAGGCCATCGCGCCCAAACCCGTTGACCACGGCCAACTTCCCGGACCCACGGCTCCGGCGCCGCCCGGCAGGACCGAGCAATCAGACCGGTGTGCGTCGGCGAAACCGGCCGACGCCCGCCCCGCACACCAGCTCGACATGCTCGATCTCGCCGCGGTGTGGCCGCTTTCCCGCGGCAGCGGACAGCTGGTGGCGGTGATCGATACCGGCGTGGCCCGGCACCGGTTGCTGCCGCACCTGGTCGCGGGCGGCGACTACGTCTCGTCCGGGGACGGCACGCAGGACTGCGACGGTCACGGTACGGCGATCGCCGGCCTGATAGGCGCCGCTGCCCCGAACGATGGGACCTTCAGCGGGGTGGCACCCGACGCCACGATCATGGCGATTCGCCAGTCCAGCAACAAGTTCCGCCTGACCGATGATCACGAGATATCGGGTGTCGGCGACGTCGAGACGCTCGCCCGCGCGGTGCGCTCGGCCGCCGACGCGGGCGCGTCCGTCATCAACATCTCGTCGGTGGCGTGTATGCCCGCCGCGGACGCTCTCGATGACCGGTCGTTGGGCGCCGCCCTGGCTTATGCGGTCGATGTCCGCAATGTCGTGGTGGTCGCTGCGGCGGGCAACGCCAGCGGCGAGTGCGCGGGGCAGAATCCGTCGTCCGATCCCAAACGCCCGGGCACACCGGACTGGGACACCGTGCACACCGTGGTCAGCCCGGCCTGGTACGACGACTACGTGCTCACGGTCGGGTCGGTCGGCCCGACTGGAGCACCGTCACCATTCAGTCTGGCCGGGCCGTGGGTCGACGTCGCCGCGCCCGGCGAGTCGGTCGTCTCGCTCAGCGCGCAGGGCGACGGGCTGGTCGACAGCCGGCCGGACGGACGCCCGCTGTCCGGAACCAGCTACGCCGCACCCCTCGTCAGCGGTGTTGTCGCACTGGTGCGTTCGCGACTGCCACAATTGTCGGCCCGCCAGGTGATGGCCCGTATCGAAGACACCGCGCGCCATCCGGCCGACGGCTGGAACCCCCAGATCGGCCGTGGCGTGGTCGACCCGTTGGCTGCGGTCAGCGGCGGTGTGCCGACACCCGCCCCGGCCCGGGTGTCGACCGCGCAGACCGCGCCGGCGTCCGGCTCCGATCATCGGCCGTCGCGGCGCATCGCCTTCCTCGGCACCGCAATCTGCATCGCGGTGGCGGCTGTCGCCGCCACCGGGCGGCGCCGGTCACCGAGACAGGCGACCGAAGGTCGTTTGCGTGCCCAAGTTGGCATCCGCCCGCCTCCACCTTGA
- a CDS encoding TetR/AcrR family transcriptional regulator, with the protein MARAPSTADEILTHAERLIIAGGYNGFSYADIANEIGIRKPSIHHHFPTKADLVRTLVSRYRQEALAGIAEIERHVGDPIGMLRSYVDYWRACIADASHPFCVCALLAGELPSLPEQVADEVTAHFRALSAWLTSVLERGAEQQLIRIETSPGVDAEVFMATVHGAMLSARAYGDAATFATVVTPLVNRLDAMGSTPTATA; encoded by the coding sequence GTGGCACGAGCTCCGTCGACAGCAGACGAAATCCTTACTCACGCAGAAAGACTCATCATCGCCGGCGGCTACAACGGCTTCAGCTACGCCGACATCGCGAACGAAATCGGCATCCGCAAGCCGAGCATTCACCACCACTTCCCCACCAAGGCCGATCTTGTCCGGACCCTGGTGAGCCGTTACCGGCAGGAGGCCCTCGCCGGAATCGCCGAGATAGAACGCCACGTCGGCGATCCCATCGGCATGCTGCGTAGCTACGTCGATTACTGGCGCGCCTGCATCGCGGACGCGAGCCATCCATTTTGCGTCTGCGCCCTCCTGGCCGGCGAACTACCTTCCCTCCCGGAGCAAGTCGCCGACGAGGTGACCGCTCACTTTCGCGCACTGTCGGCGTGGCTGACGTCGGTTCTCGAGCGGGGCGCCGAGCAGCAACTGATTCGAATCGAGACAAGTCCCGGCGTCGACGCCGAGGTGTTCATGGCCACCGTGCACGGGGCGATGCTGTCCGCCCGCGCCTACGGCGATGCCGCAACGTTCGCCACCGTCGTAACCCCTCTGGTCAACCGACTCGACGCGATGGGCTCCACTCCGACGGCAACTGCGTGA
- a CDS encoding DUF308 domain-containing protein: protein MRRTRRNRFVAAIEIIERKPIMSIHQASPSETDREQWLKVYYFVRAAVSFAWVAVALTLAQHSRPLAAGWLILYPLWDAAANFWDGTRSGGLTQNRSQLINVAVSLIVTVVAAYALFADTTWVLAVFGAWATLAGLLQLITAIRRWKIGAQWAMVLSGGQSALVGGLFITQAHTPTTGSVKTLAGYAAMGAIYFLISAVWLTVKAKRTKAIGVPHDGDARTETLASGQ, encoded by the coding sequence ATGCGGCGCACCCGCCGAAACCGATTCGTCGCGGCGATCGAAATCATTGAGAGGAAACCCATCATGTCAATCCACCAAGCCAGCCCGTCCGAGACCGACCGTGAGCAGTGGTTGAAGGTCTACTACTTCGTTCGCGCAGCCGTCTCCTTCGCCTGGGTAGCTGTCGCGCTGACGCTCGCGCAGCACAGCCGGCCGCTGGCTGCCGGGTGGCTCATCCTCTATCCGCTGTGGGACGCCGCGGCCAATTTCTGGGATGGCACGCGAAGCGGTGGACTGACGCAAAACCGGAGCCAGTTGATCAACGTTGCGGTCAGTCTGATCGTCACCGTCGTGGCTGCCTACGCCCTGTTCGCGGATACGACATGGGTACTCGCAGTCTTCGGCGCGTGGGCCACCCTTGCCGGGTTGCTGCAACTCATCACCGCCATTCGACGCTGGAAAATCGGCGCGCAGTGGGCAATGGTCCTCAGCGGCGGCCAGTCGGCGCTTGTCGGCGGTCTGTTCATCACCCAGGCTCACACGCCGACCACCGGATCGGTCAAGACCCTTGCCGGATATGCCGCGATGGGCGCGATCTACTTTCTGATCTCAGCGGTCTGGCTGACGGTGAAGGCCAAGCGCACCAAGGCAATAGGTGTCCCGCACGATGGTGACGCGCGCACCGAGACGCTCGCCTCCGGGCAGTAG
- a CDS encoding glutamate--cysteine ligase: MTDLPTFGVEEEFLLVDHRDGAPTPRNQAVAEYAAARGVDLQLELTRCQVETTTAVMSSSDDLRAELTRLRRVATESAEAQRARLLAVALPPTVPHAFPVTTTERYGRIADRFGMIAHEQGISGCHVHVAVPSRAAAVDVSNRLRPYLHLLLALSANSAIYRSADSGYASFRGVLWTRWPSAGPPPYFDSVESYDAVTDALTRAGAVLDDGMLYWDVRPSANFPTVEVRVADVPATVAETVLLATLIRAAVMMALDGKERGEPVPRLDDWTLRAAHWKAARDGLDGEAIDLAGDCSMAPARVLLAGFIEHLRPVLEALGDYEMARNELARIAEQGNGAMRQCRAWRGRKEVADVIDELATATTTFDG, from the coding sequence ATGACCGACCTGCCGACTTTCGGGGTGGAGGAGGAATTTCTCCTCGTCGATCACCGCGACGGTGCGCCCACTCCGCGTAATCAGGCGGTCGCGGAGTATGCGGCCGCACGCGGTGTGGACCTACAGCTCGAGTTGACCAGGTGCCAGGTCGAGACCACGACCGCCGTAATGAGTAGCAGCGACGATCTGCGTGCGGAACTGACTCGGCTGCGCCGCGTCGCCACCGAGTCGGCCGAGGCACAGCGGGCGCGGCTGTTGGCCGTCGCGCTACCGCCGACCGTGCCGCACGCGTTCCCGGTGACGACTACCGAGCGTTACGGCCGCATCGCCGACCGCTTCGGCATGATCGCTCATGAGCAGGGCATCTCTGGATGTCACGTGCACGTCGCGGTGCCCAGCCGGGCGGCGGCCGTCGACGTCAGCAACCGGCTCCGGCCGTACCTGCACCTGCTCCTTGCGCTGAGCGCGAATTCGGCGATCTACCGCAGCGCCGACAGCGGCTACGCCAGCTTCCGCGGCGTGTTGTGGACTCGCTGGCCGAGCGCGGGGCCCCCGCCGTACTTCGACTCGGTCGAGAGCTATGACGCCGTGACCGATGCCCTGACGCGGGCCGGCGCCGTGCTCGACGACGGCATGCTCTATTGGGATGTGCGGCCGTCGGCCAATTTCCCGACCGTCGAGGTACGGGTGGCCGACGTGCCGGCAACAGTGGCCGAGACGGTGCTCCTGGCCACGCTCATCCGCGCCGCGGTGATGATGGCGCTGGACGGGAAAGAGCGTGGGGAACCCGTTCCACGCCTTGATGATTGGACACTGCGCGCCGCGCACTGGAAGGCGGCGCGTGACGGCCTCGACGGCGAGGCGATCGACCTGGCGGGCGACTGTTCGATGGCGCCGGCCCGGGTCCTGCTGGCCGGATTCATCGAGCACCTCCGTCCGGTGCTCGAAGCGCTGGGCGACTATGAGATGGCACGCAACGAGTTGGCGCGCATCGCGGAGCAGGGCAACGGGGCCATGCGGCAATGCCGGGCCTGGCGAGGCCGCAAAGAGGTCGCCGATGTGATCGACGAACTGGCCACGGCCACGACGACTTTCGACGGCTAG
- the eccB gene encoding type VII secretion protein EccB, which produces MARGQGAQLEASGRRFQTRRLMHALVRGDAAMVDEPIRAQSISYASGWLVGLLAVAVCAVIAIASPAGRLGDAPIVMVRDTGALYVRIGPTWHPALNLASARLVARSAVNPVAVDAAAIASAPRGPLIGIPGAPAELGRPLAAASWQVCDSGRTSLIAGEGAVGPDGGRPILATAAGEHLSTTYLLYGGKRAAVDLRDLAVVRALRLDGVTPRQVSRSFLDLLSELPAITAPPIPALGRTGPGGFVVGQVLRVSRADAPEHHVVLSGGLQRIGDVAADVIRFTHGVDDGDLRSVAPAAIAAIPAVHDLAVSTFPDRASPPLPSEAPVCARWRSDDSRAETVVVQGKPGQAMRTLAQEDGDGPNIDAVAIPPGRYAYVHATGATGGSVTGPLYLVTDSGVRYGLHDAETAKYLGVEGAPLPAPWPLLARLPGGPELSVAAAEVQRDGLSP; this is translated from the coding sequence ATGGCTCGGGGGCAGGGCGCGCAGCTGGAGGCCAGCGGCCGGCGTTTTCAGACGCGGCGGCTGATGCATGCACTGGTGCGTGGTGACGCGGCGATGGTCGACGAACCGATTCGCGCGCAATCGATTTCGTACGCGTCAGGATGGCTCGTCGGACTGTTGGCAGTGGCGGTCTGTGCGGTCATCGCGATCGCGTCGCCGGCGGGCAGGCTGGGAGACGCGCCCATCGTCATGGTCCGGGACACCGGCGCGCTGTACGTGCGGATCGGGCCGACGTGGCACCCCGCGCTGAATCTCGCGTCGGCCCGGCTCGTCGCGAGGTCCGCGGTCAACCCCGTCGCGGTGGACGCGGCGGCCATCGCGAGCGCACCGCGCGGGCCTCTCATCGGAATCCCGGGTGCCCCAGCTGAATTGGGCCGGCCACTCGCGGCGGCGTCGTGGCAGGTGTGCGACAGCGGCCGGACGTCACTGATCGCCGGCGAGGGCGCTGTCGGACCCGATGGCGGACGACCGATCCTGGCGACGGCGGCGGGGGAGCACCTGTCCACCACCTATCTGCTGTACGGGGGCAAGCGCGCCGCGGTGGATCTGCGTGACCTCGCGGTGGTCAGAGCGCTGCGGCTCGACGGCGTCACGCCCCGGCAGGTGTCGCGATCGTTCCTCGACCTGCTGTCCGAACTTCCCGCGATCACGGCGCCGCCGATCCCGGCCCTCGGCAGGACGGGCCCGGGCGGTTTCGTCGTCGGGCAGGTGCTGCGCGTGAGCCGCGCCGACGCCCCGGAACATCACGTGGTCCTCAGCGGTGGTCTGCAGCGCATCGGTGACGTGGCGGCCGACGTCATCCGCTTCACCCACGGCGTGGACGACGGTGACCTCCGCAGTGTGGCGCCGGCGGCCATCGCCGCCATCCCCGCGGTCCACGACCTTGCCGTGTCGACGTTTCCGGACCGGGCGAGCCCGCCCCTGCCGAGCGAGGCCCCGGTCTGCGCCCGCTGGCGATCGGACGACAGCCGCGCCGAAACCGTTGTCGTGCAGGGGAAACCCGGCCAGGCGATGAGGACGCTGGCGCAAGAAGACGGTGACGGTCCGAACATCGATGCCGTGGCGATCCCGCCGGGCCGCTACGCCTACGTGCACGCCACCGGGGCCACCGGTGGATCGGTGACCGGACCGCTGTACCTGGTCACGGACAGCGGGGTGCGGTACGGCCTCCACGATGCCGAGACGGCGAAGTACCTCGGGGTGGAGGGTGCGCCGCTGCCGGCGCCCTGGCCCCTGCTGGCCCGGTTGCCCGGCGGCCCCGAGCTGAGTGTGGCGGCGGCCGAGGTGCAGCGCGACGGCCTGTCGCCATAG
- the glpK gene encoding glycerol kinase GlpK produces the protein MAEFVAAIDQGTTSTRAMIFDHSGREVGRHQLEHEQILPRAGWVEHNPVEIWERTGSVLQTALNKTRLSASDLVALGITNQRETTMVWNKHTGRPYYHAIVWQDTRTDRIASALEHDGHGDVIRRKAGLPPATYFSGGKIQWILENVDGVRDAAERGDAIFGTCDTWVLWNLTGGTRGGVHVTDVTNASRTMLMNLETLDWDDELLSFFGIPRQMLPAIASSSVSEPYGLTAADGPLGAPVPVTGILGDQQAAMVGQVCLSAGEAKNTYGTGNFLLLNTGEKIVRSEHGLLTTVCYRFGDAKPVYALEGSIAVTGSAVQWLRDQLGIIAGASDSETLARQVEDNGGVYFVPAFSGLFAPYWRSDARGAIVGLSRFNTNAHIARATLEAICYQSRDVVDAMAADSGVHLEVLKVDGGITANELCMQIQADVLGVEVVKPVVAETTALGAAYAAGLGVGFWSNPDELRANWLEHKRWAPSWDDGQRAAGYAGWQKAVGRTLDWVDVS, from the coding sequence GCACAATCCCGTCGAGATCTGGGAGCGCACCGGCTCGGTGCTGCAGACCGCGCTGAACAAGACCCGGCTGTCGGCGTCCGATCTGGTCGCGCTCGGTATCACCAACCAGCGTGAGACGACCATGGTGTGGAACAAGCACACCGGGCGCCCGTACTACCACGCGATCGTGTGGCAGGACACCCGCACCGACCGCATCGCCTCGGCCCTGGAACACGACGGCCACGGCGACGTCATCCGCCGCAAGGCCGGTCTGCCGCCGGCGACCTACTTCTCCGGCGGCAAGATTCAGTGGATCCTCGAGAACGTCGACGGCGTGCGGGACGCCGCCGAACGCGGTGACGCGATCTTCGGCACCTGCGACACGTGGGTGCTGTGGAACCTGACCGGCGGTACCCGCGGCGGCGTGCACGTCACCGACGTCACCAACGCCAGCCGCACCATGCTGATGAACCTCGAGACCCTGGACTGGGACGACGAACTGTTGTCGTTCTTCGGGATTCCGCGCCAGATGCTGCCGGCCATCGCGTCGTCGTCGGTGTCGGAGCCCTACGGCCTGACGGCGGCCGACGGCCCTCTCGGCGCGCCGGTACCGGTCACCGGCATCCTCGGCGACCAGCAGGCCGCCATGGTCGGGCAGGTGTGTCTGTCGGCGGGCGAGGCCAAGAACACCTACGGCACAGGTAATTTCCTGCTCCTCAACACCGGTGAGAAGATCGTGCGCTCGGAGCACGGCCTGCTGACGACTGTGTGTTACCGCTTCGGTGACGCGAAACCCGTTTACGCGCTGGAGGGTTCGATCGCCGTCACCGGGTCGGCCGTGCAGTGGCTGCGGGACCAGCTGGGCATCATCGCCGGTGCCTCCGACAGTGAGACGCTGGCTCGCCAGGTGGAGGACAACGGCGGCGTCTACTTCGTGCCGGCGTTCTCGGGACTCTTTGCGCCGTACTGGCGTTCGGATGCGCGCGGCGCGATCGTCGGGCTGTCGCGGTTCAACACCAACGCCCATATCGCCCGGGCCACCCTCGAGGCCATCTGCTACCAGAGCCGCGACGTCGTCGACGCCATGGCCGCGGACTCCGGCGTGCACCTCGAAGTACTCAAGGTCGACGGCGGCATCACCGCCAACGAACTGTGCATGCAGATCCAGGCCGACGTGCTGGGCGTCGAAGTGGTGAAACCCGTTGTCGCCGAGACCACTGCGCTCGGCGCGGCGTATGCCGCCGGGCTCGGTGTGGGGTTCTGGTCGAACCCTGACGAGCTGCGCGCCAACTGGCTGGAGCACAAGCGCTGGGCACCGTCGTGGGACGACGGCCAGCGCGCCGCCGGATACGCCGGCTGGCAGAAGGCCGTCGGCCGCACCCTGGACTGGGTCGACGTCTCCTAG